From the Bacillus tuaregi genome, one window contains:
- the hemH gene encoding ferrochelatase, which translates to MKRKMGLLVMAYGTPYKESDIERYYTHIRRGRKPSPEMLDDLKSRYEAIGGLSPLAKITQEQGKKLEEHLNNSQDAIEFHLYLGLKHIEPFIEDAVKKMHEDGIEEAVTLVLAPHFSSFSIQSYNGRAQEEAEKIGGPKMISIDSWYDEPKFIQYWSHKVKETFERMSSEEREQAVLIVSAHSLPEKIKKLGDPYPEQLQESADLIAKQAGVADYEIGWQSAGNTPDPWLGPDVQDLTKQLFEEKGYKAFVYVPVGFVSDHLEVLYDNDYECKVVCEALDAAYYRPEMPNIQPEFIDALADVVLKRIAIDN; encoded by the coding sequence ATGAAAAGAAAAATGGGCCTGCTTGTAATGGCCTATGGAACACCATACAAGGAATCAGACATAGAGCGTTATTATACGCATATTAGAAGAGGCAGAAAGCCATCTCCGGAGATGCTCGATGACCTCAAAAGTCGTTATGAAGCAATTGGAGGTCTTTCTCCTTTAGCAAAAATAACTCAAGAACAGGGAAAAAAGCTTGAGGAACATCTAAATAACAGTCAGGATGCCATCGAGTTTCATTTGTATCTTGGATTAAAGCATATTGAGCCATTTATTGAAGATGCAGTAAAAAAGATGCATGAGGATGGAATAGAGGAAGCCGTTACCCTTGTTCTTGCGCCTCATTTTTCAAGCTTCAGTATTCAATCCTATAATGGGAGAGCACAGGAGGAAGCGGAGAAAATCGGCGGTCCGAAAATGATCAGTATTGACAGCTGGTATGATGAGCCGAAATTTATTCAATACTGGTCTCATAAAGTGAAGGAAACCTTCGAGCGGATGTCCAGTGAAGAAAGAGAACAGGCCGTCCTCATTGTTTCCGCACACAGTCTGCCGGAAAAAATTAAGAAGTTGGGTGACCCTTATCCCGAACAGCTTCAGGAAAGTGCTGACTTAATTGCAAAGCAGGCCGGTGTAGCTGATTATGAAATCGGCTGGCAAAGTGCAGGAAATACACCGGATCCATGGCTGGGGCCGGATGTCCAGGATTTAACAAAGCAACTATTTGAAGAGAAGGGATACAAAGCATTTGTGTATGTACCAGTCGGGTTTGTATCGGACCATCTTGAGGTCTTATATGACAATGATTATGAATGCAAAGTGGTATGCGAAGCTCTTGATGCCGCTTATTATCGACCAGAAATGCCCAATATCCAGCCGGAATTTATCGATGCCCTTGCAGACGTCGTGTTAAAGCGAATAGCCATTGATAATTGA
- the hemE gene encoding uroporphyrinogen decarboxylase: MEKRINDTFLRAARGEKTDYVPVWYMRQAGRSQPEYREIKQKYSLFEITHQPELCAYVTRLPVEQYGVDAAILYKDIMTPLPAIGVDVEIKSGIGPVISNPITSLADVEKLGEIHPEEDVPYVLDTIKILTQEQLSVPLIGFSGAPFTLASYMIEGGPSKNYTKTKAFMYAEPKAWFALMDKLGEVTITYVKAQIKAGAKAIQIFDSWVGALNVEDYRYYIKPVMNRIFAALSEENVPLIMFGVGASHLALEWNDLPLNVVGLDWRLPIQEARRLGVTKAIQGNLDPTILMAPWPVIEEKARAILDQGMEKPGYIFNLGHGVFPQVNPETLKKLTAFIHEYSTEKLSK; this comes from the coding sequence ATGGAGAAAAGGATTAATGATACGTTTTTAAGGGCAGCACGGGGAGAAAAAACAGACTACGTACCCGTATGGTATATGAGACAGGCTGGCCGTTCTCAGCCGGAGTATAGAGAAATTAAACAAAAGTACTCATTATTTGAAATAACACACCAGCCGGAGCTATGTGCTTATGTGACAAGATTGCCTGTTGAGCAATATGGGGTAGATGCAGCCATACTTTATAAAGATATTATGACACCGCTACCAGCAATTGGTGTGGACGTTGAAATCAAGTCTGGAATTGGTCCGGTTATTTCCAATCCCATCACCTCTTTAGCGGATGTTGAGAAGCTCGGTGAGATTCATCCTGAAGAGGATGTTCCATATGTGTTGGATACCATCAAAATTCTAACCCAGGAACAGCTATCAGTGCCATTAATTGGTTTTTCGGGTGCACCATTTACACTTGCTAGCTATATGATTGAAGGTGGTCCTTCGAAAAATTACACGAAAACAAAAGCTTTCATGTATGCGGAACCAAAAGCATGGTTTGCGCTGATGGACAAGCTAGGAGAGGTAACGATTACATATGTAAAAGCACAAATTAAGGCAGGAGCAAAAGCGATACAAATTTTTGACTCGTGGGTTGGAGCCTTAAATGTCGAGGATTATCGTTATTATATTAAACCAGTCATGAATCGTATTTTCGCCGCTTTAAGTGAAGAGAATGTACCTCTTATTATGTTTGGAGTAGGAGCAAGTCATTTAGCGCTTGAATGGAATGACCTACCGCTAAATGTCGTTGGATTGGACTGGCGTTTGCCGATACAAGAAGCAAGAAGGCTAGGAGTTACCAAGGCCATTCAAGGGAATCTAGACCCGACTATTTTAATGGCACCATGGCCGGTTATTGAAGAAAAGGCAAGAGCGATTCTTGATCAAGGAATGGAGAAGCCTGGGTATATCTTTAACCTAGGACATGGAGTATTTCCACAGGTGAACCCTGAAACCTTGAAAAAGCTGACAGCCTTTATTCACGAGTATTCAACAGAGAAATTGTCTAAATAG
- a CDS encoding antibiotic biosynthesis monooxygenase family protein produces MKLYITSGTQAYLNKLITEHPNEELVLMQNEDQYILVHQTLATTIFKEPRRYEVIAALGNIPETGFVIFHYIPVTDEGRPLFEYHFKNQAITLEHEPNLAAIRVLRPLGSDTFLIITVWKQKTAYEDWKPAKAFEEVYSKKDTGKWGRKLPKIFPRPSYMKRYTIATDD; encoded by the coding sequence TTGAAGCTCTATATAACTAGCGGTACTCAAGCTTATTTGAATAAACTGATTACGGAGCATCCGAATGAGGAACTTGTTTTGATGCAAAATGAAGATCAGTATATTCTTGTCCATCAAACACTTGCGACAACAATTTTTAAAGAACCGCGGAGATATGAAGTAATTGCTGCCTTAGGAAATATCCCTGAAACTGGTTTTGTTATTTTCCATTATATTCCCGTTACAGATGAAGGACGGCCGTTATTTGAATATCATTTCAAAAACCAGGCAATCACTCTAGAGCACGAGCCCAACTTAGCTGCTATCCGTGTCCTGCGTCCGCTAGGCTCTGATACATTCTTGATTATAACGGTCTGGAAACAGAAAACAGCCTATGAAGATTGGAAGCCGGCAAAGGCCTTTGAAGAAGTGTATTCCAAAAAGGACACAGGAAAATGGGGAAGAAAACTACCTAAAATATTTCCACGTCCTTCATATATGAAAAGATATACAATCGCCACTGATGATTAA
- a CDS encoding EcsC family protein, with amino-acid sequence MNEYEKQAYLEIQAWKQKMLKKPKMVQRLTKQVQVKINEKIPDKAHEIMTDAIKNFVKMTLTGSQLMTRKSDDPTQSLLERDKLLAEKLSAYRRTAVIEGAGTGAGGILLGLADFPLLLSIKMKFLFEAATIYGFDTKEYEERIFMLQVFQLAFSSAEKRAEMMKIIEEWDERKAELIEMDWQDFQQEYRDHIDFVKMLQLVPGIGAVVGAFANYNLLDQLGETAQNCYRLRVLSKR; translated from the coding sequence GTGAATGAGTATGAAAAGCAAGCTTATCTAGAAATCCAGGCATGGAAACAAAAAATGCTGAAGAAGCCCAAAATGGTACAGAGACTGACCAAACAGGTTCAGGTGAAAATTAATGAAAAAATCCCCGACAAAGCGCATGAAATTATGACGGATGCCATAAAAAACTTTGTGAAGATGACATTAACCGGTTCACAGCTCATGACGAGAAAAAGTGATGATCCTACTCAGTCACTCTTAGAGCGTGATAAGCTCCTTGCAGAGAAACTATCAGCTTATCGGAGAACAGCCGTGATTGAAGGAGCAGGAACTGGAGCCGGCGGTATTTTGCTGGGGCTAGCTGATTTTCCTTTGTTGTTATCTATTAAAATGAAGTTTTTATTTGAAGCAGCAACGATTTATGGCTTTGATACAAAGGAATATGAAGAGCGTATTTTCATGCTTCAGGTCTTTCAACTAGCGTTTTCTAGTGCTGAGAAAAGAGCTGAAATGATGAAGATCATCGAGGAATGGGATGAGAGAAAAGCCGAGCTGATTGAAATGGACTGGCAGGATTTCCAACAGGAATACCGCGATCATATCGATTTTGTCAAAATGCTGCAGCTCGTTCCTGGCATTGGGGCCGTTGTCGGTGCCTTTGCAAATTACAATTTACTTGACCAGCTTGGTGAAACCGCGCAAAATTGCTACCGTCTTCGAGTATTATCAAAAAGATAA
- a CDS encoding ABC transporter permease, which translates to MFDEKLLWKERFGRTSKELSRYLRYIFNGHLVIVFVFLIGTAAYYYQEWLKTIPNTFPSAIIMALFLAFVLTYSPIFTFMSEADRIFLLPLETKLTGYFRKSLLISFIGQLYIVIIGLAVFMPMYAAVNEGNFKTFFPFLLYILIVKGLNILIRWCVQYYRENAVHRTDSLVRFFVNIVFLYLLFSNAALYLTLVCVLIHIALYVYYRQQTRNKGLKWEFLIEQDERRMTSFYRLANLFTDVPKLKNRIKRREWLDGLLVRIPFRQSESYTFLFMRTFLRSGDYWGLFVRLTLIGAGVIFFLTSGIGQVILVILFIYLTGFQLLPLWKHHQNHSLLELYPINGQDKEKAFLHFLRNVLWTQSILLSLVATIKGDVLFALVSLVAGVIFSLYFVYFYSKRKMKN; encoded by the coding sequence ATGTTTGATGAAAAGCTATTGTGGAAGGAACGGTTTGGCCGGACTAGTAAAGAACTTTCCCGTTACCTCCGCTATATATTTAATGGGCATCTTGTAATTGTATTCGTCTTTTTGATTGGTACAGCGGCATACTACTATCAGGAATGGCTAAAAACAATCCCGAATACTTTTCCGTCAGCTATCATTATGGCGCTTTTTCTAGCGTTTGTCTTAACATACAGTCCAATATTTACGTTTATGTCTGAAGCAGATCGCATCTTTCTTCTGCCGCTCGAAACAAAGCTGACTGGTTATTTTAGGAAATCACTGCTAATTAGCTTTATCGGACAGCTTTATATAGTCATTATTGGCTTAGCTGTTTTTATGCCAATGTATGCTGCGGTCAATGAAGGGAATTTTAAGACCTTTTTTCCCTTCTTACTTTATATATTAATTGTAAAAGGGTTAAACATCCTTATTAGATGGTGTGTTCAGTATTACCGTGAAAATGCTGTGCATAGGACTGATTCCCTTGTCCGCTTTTTTGTAAACATAGTTTTTCTTTATTTGTTATTTTCAAATGCTGCACTTTATCTCACCCTAGTCTGTGTGCTCATCCATATTGCTTTATATGTTTATTACAGACAACAGACTAGGAATAAAGGGTTAAAGTGGGAATTTTTAATTGAACAGGATGAAAGGAGAATGACTTCCTTTTATCGCTTGGCTAATTTATTTACAGACGTACCAAAGCTGAAAAACCGGATAAAAAGGAGGGAATGGCTTGACGGTCTCTTGGTACGAATTCCATTTCGCCAAAGTGAATCCTATACCTTTTTATTTATGAGGACGTTTTTGCGATCTGGAGATTATTGGGGTTTATTTGTCCGTTTGACACTGATTGGAGCAGGTGTTATTTTCTTCCTAACCAGTGGAATTGGTCAAGTCATTCTCGTTATATTATTTATCTATTTAACAGGCTTTCAACTGCTGCCGTTATGGAAGCATCATCAGAATCATTCGCTCCTGGAGCTATATCCGATTAATGGGCAGGATAAGGAAAAGGCATTTCTTCATTTTCTCCGTAACGTTTTATGGACACAGTCCATCCTTTTGTCGCTAGTGGCAACTATTAAAGGGGATGTCTTGTTTGCGCTGGTTTCATTGGTCGCAGGGGTCATTTTTAGTCTATATTTTGTCTACTTCTATAGTAAACGAAAAATGAAAAATTAA
- a CDS encoding ABC transporter ATP-binding protein, which produces MSLLEIKNITGGYTRNPVLKDVSFSVNKGELVGLIGLNGAGKSTTIKHIIGLMEPHQGEITINGTTFDENREGYRRQFTFVPETPVLYDELTLDEHLKLTAMAYGLEESVYQERVKGLLEEFRMAKRLKWFPAHFSKGMKQKVMIMCAFLVEPSLYIVDEPFVGLDPLGIQSLLDLMKQMKENGAGILMSTHILATAERYCDRFVILHEGQVRAHGTLDQLRQEFAMPGATLDDLYIQLTKEEDNV; this is translated from the coding sequence ATGTCTTTGTTAGAAATTAAAAATATAACAGGCGGTTACACAAGGAATCCAGTGTTAAAGGATGTGTCCTTTTCAGTAAATAAAGGAGAGTTAGTCGGTTTAATTGGACTGAATGGTGCCGGAAAAAGCACAACGATTAAACATATTATTGGTTTGATGGAGCCGCATCAGGGTGAGATTACCATTAATGGAACTACATTTGATGAGAATCGTGAAGGGTATCGAAGGCAGTTTACATTTGTTCCTGAAACTCCTGTTCTGTATGATGAATTAACGCTTGATGAGCATTTAAAATTAACAGCCATGGCATACGGGCTTGAAGAATCCGTCTATCAAGAGCGGGTGAAAGGCTTGCTTGAGGAGTTTCGAATGGCCAAAAGGCTAAAATGGTTCCCAGCCCATTTTTCAAAGGGAATGAAGCAAAAAGTGATGATTATGTGTGCTTTTTTGGTGGAGCCCTCTTTATACATTGTGGATGAACCCTTTGTTGGTCTTGACCCGCTCGGTATTCAGTCCTTATTAGACTTAATGAAGCAAATGAAAGAAAATGGTGCTGGTATTTTAATGTCCACGCATATATTAGCTACCGCTGAACGCTATTGTGATCGCTTTGTTATTTTACATGAAGGTCAAGTGCGTGCGCATGGCACACTTGACCAATTACGCCAAGAGTTTGCTATGCCGGGGGCAACTCTTGATGACCTTTATATTCAGTTAACAAAGGAAGAAGATAATGTTTGA
- a CDS encoding HIT family protein, which translates to MSDCIFCKIVNGEIPSAKVFENEHVVAFLDISQVTKGHTLIIPKVHKENLFELTPEIAKNIFEVAPQIANALKTAYNPIGLNAVNNNGEKAGQSVFHFHLHLIPRYGEGDGFGAVWKNNQSDYSSFDLQQMAENISSHL; encoded by the coding sequence ATGAGCGATTGTATTTTCTGTAAAATTGTTAATGGCGAAATCCCATCTGCAAAAGTGTTTGAAAATGAACACGTTGTGGCCTTTCTAGACATTAGTCAGGTGACAAAAGGACATACATTAATTATCCCTAAAGTACATAAAGAAAATTTATTTGAATTAACACCTGAAATAGCTAAGAATATTTTTGAAGTGGCACCCCAAATAGCGAATGCATTAAAAACTGCCTATAATCCAATTGGTTTAAATGCTGTAAATAACAACGGTGAAAAGGCTGGTCAATCTGTGTTCCATTTTCACCTTCACCTAATTCCACGCTATGGTGAAGGTGACGGATTTGGAGCTGTTTGGAAAAACAATCAAAGTGATTACAGTTCATTTGATTTACAACAAATGGCTGAGAATATCAGCAGTCACTTATAA
- the serC gene encoding 3-phosphoserine/phosphohydroxythreonine transaminase, translated as MSRALNFNAGPAALPEWALKEAQNELLNFRNTGMSVMELSHRSKDYEAVHNEAQSLLRSLLSIPDQYEILLLQGGASLQFSMIPMNLLQEGQTAYYAMTGSWSEKALKEAAKVGKTEIAVSSKENQYKNIPVLDPSSIPNDAAYVHITSNNTIYGTQWKKFPTGLKAPLIADMSSDILCKPLNIEQFDMIYAGAQKNLGPSGVTVVIMKKELLERSSDNLPTMLNYNTHAKNNSLYNTPPTFGIYLLSLVLKWVTDQGGLEAIEKMNEQKAALLYNEIDNSNGFYNGHAVSDSRSTMNVTFTLNSEEATKSFLAQAKEAGFVGLNGHRSVGGCRASIYNAVPYENVEKLAQFMSDFRKNY; from the coding sequence ATGAGCCGCGCACTGAATTTTAATGCTGGTCCAGCCGCCCTTCCTGAATGGGCACTGAAAGAAGCTCAAAATGAGTTATTGAATTTTAGAAATACTGGCATGTCTGTAATGGAACTTAGCCATAGAAGTAAGGATTATGAAGCTGTTCATAACGAAGCTCAAAGCTTATTACGCTCTTTACTTTCTATTCCTGACCAGTATGAGATTCTGTTATTACAAGGTGGAGCAAGCCTTCAATTTTCAATGATACCAATGAACCTTCTTCAAGAAGGACAGACAGCCTATTATGCAATGACAGGCTCTTGGTCTGAAAAAGCCTTAAAAGAAGCTGCTAAGGTTGGTAAAACGGAAATTGCCGTTTCAAGTAAAGAGAATCAATATAAAAACATCCCGGTCCTTGACCCATCCTCTATTCCAAACGATGCTGCTTACGTACACATTACAAGCAACAACACCATTTACGGCACTCAATGGAAGAAATTCCCAACTGGATTAAAAGCTCCGCTTATAGCAGATATGTCCAGTGATATTTTATGCAAGCCATTAAATATCGAACAATTTGATATGATCTATGCTGGAGCACAGAAAAATCTAGGACCATCTGGTGTTACAGTCGTAATCATGAAGAAAGAACTGCTAGAGCGTTCAAGTGATAATTTGCCAACGATGCTAAACTATAACACACATGCGAAAAATAATTCATTATATAATACACCGCCAACCTTTGGTATTTACTTATTATCATTAGTCCTTAAATGGGTAACAGATCAAGGCGGTCTTGAGGCTATCGAGAAAATGAACGAACAAAAGGCTGCCCTTCTTTACAATGAAATTGATAACAGCAATGGCTTTTATAATGGTCATGCAGTGTCTGACAGCCGCTCTACCATGAACGTTACCTTTACATTAAACTCTGAGGAAGCAACAAAGAGCTTCTTAGCGCAGGCAAAGGAAGCGGGCTTTGTCGGACTTAATGGACACCGTTCTGTCGGTGGTTGCCGAGCATCCATCTATAATGCGGTTCCATATGAAAATGTTGAAAAGCTTGCTCAATTTATGAGTGACTTCAGAAAAAATTATTAA
- a CDS encoding tryptophan transporter: MNTKNLVALALLVGMGTVLHTVVPGFFLGMKPDMMLTMMFLGIILFPDKKSVLLLGLATGIISGITTTFPGGLFPNIIDKFVTSLVFFALILAFNKYSKSIISVAVLTAIGTVISGVVFLGSAYLIIGLPGPFAALFATVVLPAAAVNTIVMIVLYPVAASILKRTKITNQQTISQ, translated from the coding sequence ATGAATACGAAAAACCTGGTTGCTTTAGCCCTGCTAGTAGGAATGGGTACTGTATTGCATACTGTTGTTCCTGGATTTTTTCTTGGCATGAAGCCGGATATGATGTTAACGATGATGTTTTTGGGAATTATTTTATTCCCAGACAAGAAGAGCGTTTTGCTTCTTGGTCTTGCCACTGGGATTATTTCAGGAATCACTACTACTTTCCCTGGAGGCTTATTCCCAAATATTATTGATAAGTTTGTTACATCATTAGTGTTCTTTGCTTTAATCCTTGCGTTCAACAAATACAGTAAATCGATTATTTCTGTCGCCGTGCTAACAGCTATTGGTACTGTCATTTCAGGGGTTGTCTTTTTAGGGTCTGCCTATCTGATTATTGGTCTTCCCGGACCATTTGCAGCCTTATTTGCTACAGTTGTTTTACCTGCTGCAGCAGTGAATACAATTGTTATGATTGTCTTGTATCCAGTGGCTGCATCGATTCTTAAACGGACAAAAATAACCAACCAGCAAACGATTAGTCAGTAA